In a genomic window of Salegentibacter salegens:
- a CDS encoding single-stranded DNA-binding protein gives MSNLRNQVQLIGNVGNAPEIKNFESGKKVSSFSLATNEYYHKEGDKIQQTDWHNVVAWGKQAELIEKYVDKGKEVAIRGKLTSRSYETQSGEKRFVTEILVSEILFLRNKEITN, from the coding sequence ATGAGTAATCTAAGAAACCAAGTACAGTTAATCGGAAATGTGGGGAATGCCCCGGAAATCAAAAACTTTGAAAGTGGTAAAAAAGTAAGCAGTTTTTCACTGGCTACAAATGAATATTATCACAAGGAAGGAGACAAAATTCAACAAACCGACTGGCACAATGTAGTGGCCTGGGGAAAGCAGGCGGAGCTTATTGAGAAATATGTTGATAAAGGAAAAGAAGTAGCCATACGCGGCAAATTGACTTCCAGATCTTATGAAACCCAAAGCGGGGAGAAACGATTTGTTACCGAAATCTTGGTAAGTGAAATCCTATTCCTTAGAAATAAAGAAATTACTAATTAA
- the merTP gene encoding mercuric transport protein MerTP, producing the protein MKNSNKSNSPVYLSLITAITASLCCITPLLAILAGSSGLVTMFAWLEPFRPYLMGLTIGILVFAWYLKLRSKTQKEIECACNEEEKISFWQSKNFLFIITVFTALMLAFPYYANVFYTTTKKEIMVVAENNIEKKVVEIEGMTCSGCEAHVESEVNKLPGIISVKASYENSNTAVEYDKSLVKEDEIYRAINKTGYKVIPKIKE; encoded by the coding sequence ATGAAAAATTCAAATAAGTCAAACAGCCCGGTTTATTTAAGCTTAATTACTGCAATAACTGCTTCATTATGCTGTATTACTCCCCTTCTGGCTATTTTAGCAGGAAGCAGCGGACTTGTCACCATGTTTGCGTGGTTAGAACCTTTTCGTCCTTATTTGATGGGGCTTACCATAGGAATTCTTGTGTTTGCCTGGTATCTTAAATTGAGGTCTAAAACGCAGAAGGAAATAGAATGCGCGTGTAACGAAGAAGAAAAAATTTCCTTCTGGCAATCTAAAAATTTCCTTTTTATCATTACAGTTTTTACTGCGTTAATGTTAGCTTTCCCCTATTACGCTAATGTTTTTTATACTACTACAAAAAAAGAGATAATGGTAGTGGCTGAAAATAACATAGAGAAAAAAGTCGTTGAAATAGAAGGAATGACATGCTCGGGATGTGAAGCTCATGTAGAAAGCGAAGTAAATAAACTACCGGGAATTATTTCAGTAAAAGCTAGTTATGAAAATTCAAATACAGCAGTTGAGTATGATAAATCCCTGGTAAAAGAAGATGAAATTTATAGGGCTATCAATAAAACTGGATATAAAGTTATTCCAAAAATCAAAGAATAA
- a CDS encoding ArsR/SmtB family transcription factor codes for MKLEITCTRAQADHTQLLNCKSTLEKMDENFQEMTKLLSIAGSEVRLKILFLLNMENELCPCDIADILDMSVPAISQHIRKIKDAGFITSRRAGQTLYYSLVKNKTAVLDSIFTTIRTVKKIA; via the coding sequence ATGAAATTGGAAATAACCTGTACAAGAGCACAAGCTGACCATACACAACTTCTAAATTGTAAATCAACTTTAGAAAAAATGGATGAGAATTTTCAGGAAATGACAAAACTGCTTTCAATTGCAGGTAGCGAAGTACGGTTAAAAATTTTGTTCCTGTTAAATATGGAAAATGAATTATGCCCTTGTGATATTGCTGATATTTTAGACATGAGTGTTCCAGCGATATCTCAACATATTCGTAAAATTAAGGATGCCGGTTTTATCACTTCAAGGAGAGCAGGACAAACTTTATATTATTCGTTAGTAAAAAATAAAACAGCGGTCCTTGATTCTATTTTCACTACGATCAGAACAGTAAAGAAAATTGCCTGA
- a CDS encoding JAB domain-containing protein, with amino-acid sequence MKSKVNEIAISYSGSLKRNLLPKITSSRCAAELAFEQWNKNNIELQETFKIILLNNANKVKGIYELSNGGITGTLVDVRIGSVSSTLSASSPGGTPGRRKF; translated from the coding sequence ATGAAATCCAAAGTTAATGAAATAGCGATAAGCTACAGCGGAAGTTTAAAAAGAAATTTGCTTCCAAAAATAACCAGTTCCAGGTGCGCGGCCGAATTAGCATTTGAGCAGTGGAATAAAAATAATATTGAATTGCAGGAAACCTTTAAAATTATACTGCTCAATAATGCGAATAAGGTTAAAGGAATCTATGAACTTTCCAATGGAGGTATTACCGGAACACTGGTCGATGTTCGAATCGGGAGTGTTAGCTCAACTCTGTCTGCTTCTTCTCCCGGGGGTACCCCCGGGAGAAGAAAATTTTAG